A segment of the Candidatus Pelagisphaera phototrophica genome:
GCGATATATTCCTGACCGGCGCGGACTTTAGCGGGGCAAATTTCACAAACACTGTTTCCTTCGATCAAATTGCGGCGGCCAAGATTGGCCACGAAACGCGTTTTGCATCTCTCGCACTATCCAGTGATGGGGGCATCGGCATGCCGACGCGCTCCAAGACGCTTTCCTTCACTCAGTCGGGCCAACCGATTCCTGGCTTGGACAAGCCGCAGCAGATATTCGATAGCCTCTTCGGAATTGACGGGGGAACGATCGCCGAACGGCGTCGGCGCCTCCAAACTGAGACAAGCTTGCTGGATCGAGTGATGGATCAGTCCAAGTTTCTTCGCAACAAACTGGGCAGGCAGGATCAGGAAAAGTATGACGAGTACTTGACCTCTGTGCGCGACATAGAGCAGCGGGTGGTTCGAAGTCAGGAGTGGCTGGATATTCCCAAGCCAAAGGTTGATGCGTCTGAGCTCAATTTGGAGGTTACTCAAGAGGCACCTTTGGAGTATATGGAGACCATGTACGATCTCATGTACTTGGCGTTTAGAACCGATTCGACTCGAGCTATCACCTACATGCTCGGAGCGATGAACGGCGAAACTTCGAACCAGTTCTCCAAGGCGTTGGGATTGGGCAGTCAGCACGAGCTCGCTCATGGAGCCGGCAAGCCGGGTGGGTTCATCCGCCAAGGTACTTGGAATATCTGTTTAGCCGAAAACCTGGCTCGCTTTCTGCAAAAGATGGCAGACACCCCAGAGGGGGATGGTAGTTTGCTCGACAATACGACGGTACTCTTTGGCACTTCCAATAGTCGCACCCACAATAATCACAACTATCCACTTATATTGGCGGGTGGTGGCAATATGGGCTTCAAGCACAATCAGTACCTCTCCTACGGAAAAGGTGGTGAGGATGTGCCCATGTCCAACTTGCTCTTTACGATGCTCAATCGCATGAATATCACCGATACGCGATTCTCGGATAGCCAAGGCGATCTGTCGGACCTGTATGTATGAGTTGAATCCGAGCATCGTGCCCGCTACCCGGCCCTACCCGCGATGCCAGAGCAACCGAACTAAATCTGTATTGGAGCCACCTGTTGGTTAAAGGGA
Coding sequences within it:
- a CDS encoding DUF1552 domain-containing protein, with amino-acid sequence MAEKSCYINRRTFLKGTGVALALPFLDCMRTPAHAGKSAGAGLPKRLCAIHFPYGASVPAEDHEDREWGWFPVREGSGFRFTKVLQSMEPLRKYTTMIGGLSHPTGRHIGGHDTGDIFLTGADFSGANFTNTVSFDQIAAAKIGHETRFASLALSSDGGIGMPTRSKTLSFTQSGQPIPGLDKPQQIFDSLFGIDGGTIAERRRRLQTETSLLDRVMDQSKFLRNKLGRQDQEKYDEYLTSVRDIEQRVVRSQEWLDIPKPKVDASELNLEVTQEAPLEYMETMYDLMYLAFRTDSTRAITYMLGAMNGETSNQFSKALGLGSQHELAHGAGKPGGFIRQGTWNICLAENLARFLQKMADTPEGDGSLLDNTTVLFGTSNSRTHNNHNYPLILAGGGNMGFKHNQYLSYGKGGEDVPMSNLLFTMLNRMNITDTRFSDSQGDLSDLYV